The proteins below are encoded in one region of Juglans microcarpa x Juglans regia isolate MS1-56 chromosome 4D, Jm3101_v1.0, whole genome shotgun sequence:
- the LOC121260892 gene encoding mechanosensitive ion channel protein 6-like isoform X2, producing the protein MQHYYREERQPLLHHYQNHCRMAQREEVVVTFDDGIGCSNEPIDVSKNGRGSLSKNSQGSPETLVSPRSESVRGRNKDLSVEEEVLRCSSNAAFRRDPWRYVLSRKSRLIDLPEDPCQDSERGVNSDRVPGKDEDYEDDDIEDIPQEYKSLKFSSLTLLQLVSLILIIAALACSLWIPFLKRLKLWDLPLWKWEILVLALISGRLVSGWGIRVVVFLIENSFLLRKRVLYFVYGLRGSVQNSLWLSMVLLVWHSIFDDKVQEETKSKILPQVDNVLVCFLVGTLVWLLKTLLVKVLASTFHVNTFFERIREALFKQFVIETLSAPPSFRGHNTLEEAMAEVQELKKDRVTMPGELWATLLHRSVRSGELQNGPTVGKKYPFSSFSSKRRDEEIAVDHLHKLNQKTISAWNMGKMINIIRHGALSTLDEQIQSSNIEDEALLQITSECKAKEAAKRIFQNVVKPGSQYIYLDDLMRFMSQDKALETMRLFGVAAGKKGISKSSLKSWMLLLVVFIFGNTCKTVFEAIVFLFIMHPFDVGDRCEVDGIQMIVDEMNILTTVFLRKDHQKIVYPNSILATKPIGNYQRSPHMVDTIDFCIHISTPLEKVSTMKERITRYIESKNEHWHPAPMVIVREVIDMNKLMMTVWATHQMNFQEMRERWSRRALLIEEMVKVFREVDIEYRMLPLDVNIRNMPPLISDRLPSNWTTCASRQRCLSFQKKKFLGSR; encoded by the exons ATGCAGCACTACTACCGGGAGGAACGGCAACCTCTGTTGCATCATTACCAAAACCACTGTCGAATGGCCCAAAGAGAAGAAGTAGTAGTCACGTTTGATGATGGTATTGGTTGTAGCAATGAACCCATTGATGTAAGCAAGAATGGTAGGGGAAGTCTAAGCAAAAACTCTCAAGGTTCCCCGGAGACGCTTGTATCTCCAAGAAGTGAATCGGTACGAGGAAGAAATAAAGATTTGTCGGTTGAGGAAGAAGTTCTGAGGTGTAGTTCAAATGCTGCATTTCGGCGAGATCCGTGGAGGTACGTGCTAAGCAGGAAGTCTAGGCTGATAGACCTGCCAGAGGACCCATGCCAGGATTCAGAAAGAGGTGTCAACTCTGACCGAGTGCCCGGAAAAGATGAGGATTATGAGGATGATGATATTGAAGACATCCCACAAGAATATAAGAGTCTGAAATTCAGCTCACTGACATTGCTTCAATTGGTGAGTCTTATTTTAATCATTGCTGCCTTGGCATGTAGCCTTTGGATTCCTTTTCTGAAGAGGCTAAAATTGTGGGATCTTCCATTATGGAAGTGGGAAATACTAGTTTTAGCATTAATATCCGGGCGTTTAGTTTCGGGTTGGGGAATTCGGGTGGTTGTGTTTCTTATAGAAAACAGTTTTCTTTTGCGAAAACGGGTTTTGTACTTTGTTTATGGGCTAAGGGGATCTGTTCAGAATAGCCtctggttgagtatggttttgcTAGTATGGCACAGTATTTTCGATGACAAAGTTCAGGAGGAGACCAAGAGCAAGATTCTCCCTCAAGTAGATAatgttcttgtttgttttcttgttgGTACCCTTGTATGGCTTCTGAAAACTCTGCTAGTCAAGGTCCTGGCTTCAACCTTTCATGTAAACACATTCTTTGAACGAATACGTGAGGCTTTGTTCAAGCAGTTTGTGATCGAAACGCTTTCTGCTCCCCCATCATTTAGGGGACATAACACACTAGAGGAAGCTATGGCTGAGGttcaagagttgaagaaagATAGGGTTACCATGCCTGGTGAGCTTTGGGCAACTTTGCTTCACAGGAGTGTAAGAAGTGGTGAACTGCAAAATGGTCCCACAGTTGGGAAGAAGTATCCATTTTCAAGCTTTAGTTCTAAAAGGCGAGATGAGGAGATTGCAGTTGACCACCTGCACAAGCTGAATCAGAAGACCATCTCAGCTTGGAATATGGGgaaaatgattaatattattAGGCATGGGGCTCTATCAACTCTTGATGAGCAAATACAGAGTTCAAATATTGAGGATGAAGCATTGTTGCAGATTACAAGTGAATGTAAGGCAAAAGAGGCAGCCAAGAGGATATTTCAGAATGTGGTAAAGCCAGGATCTCA GTACATTTACCTCGACGACTTGATGCGCTTCATGAGCCAAGATAAAGCTTTGGAAACAATGCGTTTGTTTGGAGTAGCTGCTGGGAAAAAAGGAATCAGCAAGTCATCCCTTAAAAGCTGGATG CTTCTTTTGGTGGTGTTTATTTTTGGGAACACCTGCAAAACAGTATTTGAAGCAATAGTCTTCTTATTTATAATGCACCCATTCGATGTTGGAGATCGTTGTGAAGTGGATGGGATCCAG ATGATAGTTGATGAAATGAACATACTAACAACAGTTTTTCTGAGAAAGGATCACCAAAAGATCGTATACCCGAACAGTATTCTAGCTACCAAGCCCATTGGTAACTACCAACGCAGTCCCCACATGGTAGACACTATTGATTTCTGTATCCATATCTCCACCCCATTGGAAAAAGTTTCCACCATGAAAGAAAGAATAACAAG GTATATTGAGAGCAAGAATGAGCACTGGCACCCAGCTCCAATGGTGATAGTGAGGGAGGTTATAGATATGAACAAACTGATGATGACGGTGTGGGCTACACACCAGATGAACTTCCAGGAAATGAGGGAGAGATGGAGTAGGAGAGCCCTTCTGATTGAAGAGATGGTCAAAGTGTTCAGGGAGGTCGACATTGAATACCGCATGCTGCCTCTTGACGTGAATATCCGGAACATGCCACCTCTTATATCCGACAGGCTTCCTTCAAACTGGACAACTTGTGCAAGCCGACAGCGATGCCTTtcctttcaaaagaaaaaatttctcgGCAGCCGATAA
- the LOC121260892 gene encoding mechanosensitive ion channel protein 8-like isoform X1, with protein MQHYYREERQPLLHHYQNHCRMAQREEVVVTFDDGIGCSNEPIDVSKNGRGSLSKNSQGSPETLVSPRSESVRGRNKDLSVEEEVLRCSSNAAFRRDPWRYVLSRKSRLIDLPEDPCQDSERGVNSDRVPGKDEDYEDDDIEDIPQEYKSLKFSSLTLLQLVSLILIIAALACSLWIPFLKRLKLWDLPLWKWEILVLALISGRLVSGWGIRVVVFLIENSFLLRKRVLYFVYGLRGSVQNSLWLSMVLLVWHSIFDDKVQEETKSKILPQVDNVLVCFLVGTLVWLLKTLLVKVLASTFHVNTFFERIREALFKQFVIETLSAPPSFRGHNTLEEAMAEVQELKKDRVTMPGELWATLLHRSVRSGELQNGPTVGKKYPFSSFSSKRRDEEIAVDHLHKLNQKTISAWNMGKMINIIRHGALSTLDEQIQSSNIEDEALLQITSECKAKEAAKRIFQNVVKPGSQYIYLDDLMRFMSQDKALETMRLFGVAAGKKGISKSSLKSWMVIAFRERRALALSLDDTKTAVDELRNMLNVLVAIIILIIWFIILGVPITHFLVFMSSQLLLVVFIFGNTCKTVFEAIVFLFIMHPFDVGDRCEVDGIQMIVDEMNILTTVFLRKDHQKIVYPNSILATKPIGNYQRSPHMVDTIDFCIHISTPLEKVSTMKERITRYIESKNEHWHPAPMVIVREVIDMNKLMMTVWATHQMNFQEMRERWSRRALLIEEMVKVFREVDIEYRMLPLDVNIRNMPPLISDRLPSNWTTCASRQRCLSFQKKKFLGSR; from the exons ATGCAGCACTACTACCGGGAGGAACGGCAACCTCTGTTGCATCATTACCAAAACCACTGTCGAATGGCCCAAAGAGAAGAAGTAGTAGTCACGTTTGATGATGGTATTGGTTGTAGCAATGAACCCATTGATGTAAGCAAGAATGGTAGGGGAAGTCTAAGCAAAAACTCTCAAGGTTCCCCGGAGACGCTTGTATCTCCAAGAAGTGAATCGGTACGAGGAAGAAATAAAGATTTGTCGGTTGAGGAAGAAGTTCTGAGGTGTAGTTCAAATGCTGCATTTCGGCGAGATCCGTGGAGGTACGTGCTAAGCAGGAAGTCTAGGCTGATAGACCTGCCAGAGGACCCATGCCAGGATTCAGAAAGAGGTGTCAACTCTGACCGAGTGCCCGGAAAAGATGAGGATTATGAGGATGATGATATTGAAGACATCCCACAAGAATATAAGAGTCTGAAATTCAGCTCACTGACATTGCTTCAATTGGTGAGTCTTATTTTAATCATTGCTGCCTTGGCATGTAGCCTTTGGATTCCTTTTCTGAAGAGGCTAAAATTGTGGGATCTTCCATTATGGAAGTGGGAAATACTAGTTTTAGCATTAATATCCGGGCGTTTAGTTTCGGGTTGGGGAATTCGGGTGGTTGTGTTTCTTATAGAAAACAGTTTTCTTTTGCGAAAACGGGTTTTGTACTTTGTTTATGGGCTAAGGGGATCTGTTCAGAATAGCCtctggttgagtatggttttgcTAGTATGGCACAGTATTTTCGATGACAAAGTTCAGGAGGAGACCAAGAGCAAGATTCTCCCTCAAGTAGATAatgttcttgtttgttttcttgttgGTACCCTTGTATGGCTTCTGAAAACTCTGCTAGTCAAGGTCCTGGCTTCAACCTTTCATGTAAACACATTCTTTGAACGAATACGTGAGGCTTTGTTCAAGCAGTTTGTGATCGAAACGCTTTCTGCTCCCCCATCATTTAGGGGACATAACACACTAGAGGAAGCTATGGCTGAGGttcaagagttgaagaaagATAGGGTTACCATGCCTGGTGAGCTTTGGGCAACTTTGCTTCACAGGAGTGTAAGAAGTGGTGAACTGCAAAATGGTCCCACAGTTGGGAAGAAGTATCCATTTTCAAGCTTTAGTTCTAAAAGGCGAGATGAGGAGATTGCAGTTGACCACCTGCACAAGCTGAATCAGAAGACCATCTCAGCTTGGAATATGGGgaaaatgattaatattattAGGCATGGGGCTCTATCAACTCTTGATGAGCAAATACAGAGTTCAAATATTGAGGATGAAGCATTGTTGCAGATTACAAGTGAATGTAAGGCAAAAGAGGCAGCCAAGAGGATATTTCAGAATGTGGTAAAGCCAGGATCTCA GTACATTTACCTCGACGACTTGATGCGCTTCATGAGCCAAGATAAAGCTTTGGAAACAATGCGTTTGTTTGGAGTAGCTGCTGGGAAAAAAGGAATCAGCAAGTCATCCCTTAAAAGCTGGATG GTAATTGCATTTAGAGAAAGAAGAGCACTTGCATTGTCTCTCGATGATACAAAAACAGCTGTGGACGAACTCCGTAATATGTTGAATGTTCTTGTAGCTATCATCATACTGATAATATGGTTTATAATACTCGGAGTGCCAATTACTCACTTCCTCGTCTTCATGAGCTCACAGCTTCTTTTGGTGGTGTTTATTTTTGGGAACACCTGCAAAACAGTATTTGAAGCAATAGTCTTCTTATTTATAATGCACCCATTCGATGTTGGAGATCGTTGTGAAGTGGATGGGATCCAG ATGATAGTTGATGAAATGAACATACTAACAACAGTTTTTCTGAGAAAGGATCACCAAAAGATCGTATACCCGAACAGTATTCTAGCTACCAAGCCCATTGGTAACTACCAACGCAGTCCCCACATGGTAGACACTATTGATTTCTGTATCCATATCTCCACCCCATTGGAAAAAGTTTCCACCATGAAAGAAAGAATAACAAG GTATATTGAGAGCAAGAATGAGCACTGGCACCCAGCTCCAATGGTGATAGTGAGGGAGGTTATAGATATGAACAAACTGATGATGACGGTGTGGGCTACACACCAGATGAACTTCCAGGAAATGAGGGAGAGATGGAGTAGGAGAGCCCTTCTGATTGAAGAGATGGTCAAAGTGTTCAGGGAGGTCGACATTGAATACCGCATGCTGCCTCTTGACGTGAATATCCGGAACATGCCACCTCTTATATCCGACAGGCTTCCTTCAAACTGGACAACTTGTGCAAGCCGACAGCGATGCCTTtcctttcaaaagaaaaaatttctcgGCAGCCGATAA
- the LOC121260893 gene encoding serine/threonine-protein kinase STY17-like isoform X2: MDIDTESCSSRAVDFAPTHSRSRRLKVIAYDQVLHLLKDSNFAEANLPGFEDELWMHFHRLPPRYALDVNVEKAQDVLMHKRLLHMARDPATRHAIEVRVVQAHFATTGNCSYSFYSNSQRKVDTQCADNSRENGARLEITISTNDKPKLFSQLTSLLSEIGLNIQEAHAFSTVDGYSLDYFLVDGWALEETEQLRNTLVKKIPRIEKHPLLKFHCVPAAEEQEQTGIKFIPNYVNMSTDGINGWEIDTRQLKYEKKIASVSFCDLYKGTFCNQDVAIKVLRAEHKDINIMREFTQEVHIMRNIRHNNVIQFIGACLRTPNPCLVMAIGASEGMKFLHQNNIIHRDLKAANLLMDGNGVVKVSDFGVARMQAQSGVMTAETGTYRWMAPELIEHKPYDHKVDVFSFGVLLWELLTGKLPYEHLTPVQAALGVVQKGLRPTIPSQTNPKLVELLERCWQQDPFLRPEFSEIVEILQQMAKRVSKDESALAEGEII; the protein is encoded by the exons ATGGATATTGATACGGAGAGCTGTAGTAGTAGAGCCGTGGATTTCGCACCGACTCACAGTCGGAGCCGGAGATTGAAAGTTATTGCGTACGATCAAGTTCTTCATCTACTCAAGGACTCGAACTTCGCAGAGGCCAATCTTCCTGGTTTTGAAGATGAGCTCTGGATGCATTTTCATCGGCTCCCCCCAAG GTATGCCTTGGATGTGAATGTCGAGAAAGCACAAGATGTTCTTATGCACAAAAGATTACTGCATATGGCACGCGATCCTGCTACCAGACATGCAATCGAAGTTCGTGTCGTGCAG GCTCATTTTGCTACTACTGGAAATTGCAGTTATTCATTTTATTCAAACTCTCAAAGAAAAGTGGATACTCAGTGTGCTGATAATAGCAGGGAAAATGG GGCGAGGCTTGAGATTACAATTTCAACAAACGACAAGCCCAAACTTTTCAGTCAG TTGACTTCTTTACTGTCTGAGATTGGGCTGAACATTCAAGAAGCACATGCTTTTTCCACTGTGGATGGATACTCATTGGACTATTTTCTTGTTGATGGTTGGGCACTCGAG GAGACCGAGCAGCTTAGAAATACACTTGTCAAGAAAATACCAAGAATTGAG AAGCACCCTTTGTTGAAATTTCACTGTGTTCCCGCTGCTGAGGAGCAAGAGCAAACTGGAATCAAGTTTATCCCTAATTATGTGAATATGTCCACTGATGGAATTAACGGTTGGGAAATAGATACAAGGCAGttgaaatatgaaaagaaaattgcatCTGTATCATTTTGCGATTT GTATAAAGGTACTTTTTGTAATCAAGATGTAGCAATTAAAGTTCTAAGGGCTGAGCACAAAGATATTAATATCATGAGGGAATTCACTCAAGAAGTCCATATTATGAG GAATATTAGGCACAATAATGTTATTCAATTCATCGGGGCATGCCTGAGAACCCCAAACCCCTGTCTTGTCatgg CAATTGGTGCTTCCGAGGGAATGAAATTCTTgcatcaaaataatataatacatCGGGACTTGAAAGCTGCCAATCTTTTGATGGATGGAAATGGA GTTGTCAAGGTTTCTGATTTTGGTGTAGCCAGAATGCAAGCTCAATCTGGTGTCATGACTGCAGAAACTGGAACATATCGTTGGATGGCTCCAGAG CTTATTGAACACAAACCATATGATCACAAAGTTGATGTATTCAGCTTTGGAGTTTTACTATGGGAGCTGCTTACAGGAAAG CTTCCATATGAGCACCTAACCCCCGTACAAGCAGCACTTGGTGTAGTCCAGAAG GGTCTGAGGCCTACAATTCCGAGTCAAACTAACCCAAAGCTTGTGGAATTGCTTGAGAGATGCTGGCAGCAAGATCCATTCTTAAGACCAGAATTCTCAGAAATTGTAGAAATTTTGCAGCAAATGGCCAAGAGG GTGAGCAAGGACGAGAGTGCACTGGCAGAAGGGGAAATCATCTAG
- the LOC121260894 gene encoding serine/threonine-protein kinase STY46-like: MHKRLLHMARDPATRHAIEVRVVQAHFPTSGNCSYSFYSNSQRKVDRLRSDYYRENGAHPPTAFGSSPDTNDNPLCSRAMHEITISTNDKPKLLSQLTTLLFEIGLNIQEAHVFSTVDGYSLVFFLVHGWALEETEQLRNTLVKKIPIIEVSPLRTTVLRFKQG; the protein is encoded by the exons ATGCACAAAAGATTACTGCATATGGCACGCGATCCTGCTACCAGACATGCAATTGAAGTCCGTGTCGTGCAG GCTCATTTTCCTACTAGTGGAAACTGCAGTTATTCATTTTATTCAAACTCTCAAAGAAAAGTGGATCGTCTGCGTTCTGATTATTACAGGGAAAACGG TGCTCATCCCCCTACTGCTTTTGGGTCATCACCTGATACGAATGATAATCCTCTTTGTTCCCG GGCAATGCATGAAATTACAATTTCAACAAACGACAAGCCCAAACTTTTGAGTCAG TTGACTACTTTACTGTTTGAGATTGGGCTGAACATTCAAGAAGCACATGTTTTTTCCACCGTGGATGGATATTCTTTGGTCTTTTTCCTTGTTCATGGTTGGGCACTCGAg GAGACCGAGCAGCTTAGAAATACACTTGTCAAGAAAATACCTATAATTGAGGTATCGCCTCTTCGGACCACTGTTCTCAGGTTCAAGCAGGGCTAA
- the LOC121260256 gene encoding serine/threonine-protein kinase STY17-like has translation MDIDTESCGSRAVDFAPTHSRNQRRLKAIAYDQVLHLLKDSNFAEANLPGFEDELWMHFHRLPPRYALDVNVERAQDVLMHKRLLHMACDPAIRHAIDVRVVQAHFATSGNCSYSFYSNSQRKVNPRYTDFCRENGYGKNVLLFL, from the exons ATGGATATTGATACGGAGAGCTGTGGTAGTAGAGCCGTGGATTTTGCACCGACTCACAGCCGGAACCAGAGGCGCCTGAAAGCCATTGCGTACGATCAAGTTCTTCATCTACTCAAGGACTCGAACTTCGCAGAGGCCAATCTTCCTGGTTTTGAAGACGAGCTCTGGATGCATTTTCATCGGCTCCCCCCAAG GTATGCCTTGGATGTGAATGTCGAGAGAGCACAAGATGTTCTTATGCACAAAAGATTACTGCATATGGCATGCGATCCTGCTATCAGACATGCAATCGATGTCCGTGTCGTGCAG GCTCATTTTGCTACTAGTGGAAATTGCAGCTATTCATTTTATTCAAACTCTCAAAGAAAAGTGAATCCTCGGTATACTGATTTTTGCAGGGAAAATGGGTATGGTAAAAATGtccttctatttctttaa
- the LOC121259017 gene encoding glutathione S-transferase-like produces MATPVKVYGPAMSTAVSRVLACLLEKNVDFQLVPVHLAKGEHKKPDFRKIQPFGQVPAFEDEGISLFESRAICRYICEKYTDKGNKGLYGTNPVARASIDQWLEAEGQSFNPPSSVLVFQLAFAPRMKVKQDQVVIKQNEEKLSKVLGIYEKRLGETRFLAGDEFSLADLSHLPNTQYLVTTSGRGEMFTSKKNVGRWWNEISSRQSWKKVVDMQNKGA; encoded by the exons ATGGCGACTCCAGTAAAAGTGTATGGACCAGCCATGTCCACAGCTGTGTCCAGAGTCTTAGCTTGTCTTCTTGAGAAAAATGTCGACTTCCAGCTCGTCCCTGTTCATTTAGCCAAGGGCGAGCACAAGAAGCCTGACTTCCGCAAGATCCAG CCCTTTGGCCAAGTACCAGCATTTGAGGACGAAGGCATCTCCCTCTTTG AGTCTAGAGCGATTTGCCGGTACATTTGTGAGAAGTACACAGACAAAGGAAATAAAGGACTATACGGAACAAACCCAGTAGCGAGAGCATCCATAGACCAGTGGCTAGAGGCCGAAGGGCAGAGCTTCAACCCACCAAGCTCTGTTTTGGTGTTTCAGCTCGCGTTCGCGCCGCGAATGAAGGTTAAGCAAGACCAGGTGGTGATCAAGCAGAACGAAGAAAAACTGTCCAAGGTGCTGGGCATTTACGAAAAGAGGCTCGGGGAGACCCGGTTCTTGGCAGGGGACGAATTTTCTTTGGCTGATCTTTCGCACTTGCCCAACACCCAGTACTTGGTGACAACTTCTGGTAGAGGGGAGATGTTCACTTCAAAAAAGAATGTGGGGAGGTGGTGGAACGAGATTTCCAGTAGACAATCCTGGAAAAAGGTGGTTGATATGCAGAATAAGGGTGCTTGA
- the LOC121260893 gene encoding serine/threonine-protein kinase STY17-like isoform X1 has product MDIDTESCSSRAVDFAPTHSRSRRLKVIAYDQVLHLLKDSNFAEANLPGFEDELWMHFHRLPPRYALDVNVEKAQDVLMHKRLLHMARDPATRHAIEVRVVQAHFATTGNCSYSFYSNSQRKVDTQCADNSRENGARLEITISTNDKPKLFSQLTSLLSEIGLNIQEAHAFSTVDGYSLDYFLVDGWALEETEQLRNTLVKKIPRIEKHPLLKFHCVPAAEEQEQTGIKFIPNYVNMSTDGINGWEIDTRQLKYEKKIASVSFCDLYKGTFCNQDVAIKVLRAEHKDINIMREFTQEVHIMRNIRHNNVIQFIGACLRTPNPCLVMEYMSGGSMHDFLHKQKGVLTLQYLFDVAIGASEGMKFLHQNNIIHRDLKAANLLMDGNGVVKVSDFGVARMQAQSGVMTAETGTYRWMAPELIEHKPYDHKVDVFSFGVLLWELLTGKLPYEHLTPVQAALGVVQKGLRPTIPSQTNPKLVELLERCWQQDPFLRPEFSEIVEILQQMAKRVSKDESALAEGEII; this is encoded by the exons ATGGATATTGATACGGAGAGCTGTAGTAGTAGAGCCGTGGATTTCGCACCGACTCACAGTCGGAGCCGGAGATTGAAAGTTATTGCGTACGATCAAGTTCTTCATCTACTCAAGGACTCGAACTTCGCAGAGGCCAATCTTCCTGGTTTTGAAGATGAGCTCTGGATGCATTTTCATCGGCTCCCCCCAAG GTATGCCTTGGATGTGAATGTCGAGAAAGCACAAGATGTTCTTATGCACAAAAGATTACTGCATATGGCACGCGATCCTGCTACCAGACATGCAATCGAAGTTCGTGTCGTGCAG GCTCATTTTGCTACTACTGGAAATTGCAGTTATTCATTTTATTCAAACTCTCAAAGAAAAGTGGATACTCAGTGTGCTGATAATAGCAGGGAAAATGG GGCGAGGCTTGAGATTACAATTTCAACAAACGACAAGCCCAAACTTTTCAGTCAG TTGACTTCTTTACTGTCTGAGATTGGGCTGAACATTCAAGAAGCACATGCTTTTTCCACTGTGGATGGATACTCATTGGACTATTTTCTTGTTGATGGTTGGGCACTCGAG GAGACCGAGCAGCTTAGAAATACACTTGTCAAGAAAATACCAAGAATTGAG AAGCACCCTTTGTTGAAATTTCACTGTGTTCCCGCTGCTGAGGAGCAAGAGCAAACTGGAATCAAGTTTATCCCTAATTATGTGAATATGTCCACTGATGGAATTAACGGTTGGGAAATAGATACAAGGCAGttgaaatatgaaaagaaaattgcatCTGTATCATTTTGCGATTT GTATAAAGGTACTTTTTGTAATCAAGATGTAGCAATTAAAGTTCTAAGGGCTGAGCACAAAGATATTAATATCATGAGGGAATTCACTCAAGAAGTCCATATTATGAG GAATATTAGGCACAATAATGTTATTCAATTCATCGGGGCATGCCTGAGAACCCCAAACCCCTGTCTTGTCatgg aGTACATGTCTGGTGGAAGCATGCATGACTTTCTGCATAAACAAAAGGGTGTTTTGACACTTCAATACTTATTCGATGTAGCAATTGGTGCTTCCGAGGGAATGAAATTCTTgcatcaaaataatataatacatCGGGACTTGAAAGCTGCCAATCTTTTGATGGATGGAAATGGA GTTGTCAAGGTTTCTGATTTTGGTGTAGCCAGAATGCAAGCTCAATCTGGTGTCATGACTGCAGAAACTGGAACATATCGTTGGATGGCTCCAGAG CTTATTGAACACAAACCATATGATCACAAAGTTGATGTATTCAGCTTTGGAGTTTTACTATGGGAGCTGCTTACAGGAAAG CTTCCATATGAGCACCTAACCCCCGTACAAGCAGCACTTGGTGTAGTCCAGAAG GGTCTGAGGCCTACAATTCCGAGTCAAACTAACCCAAAGCTTGTGGAATTGCTTGAGAGATGCTGGCAGCAAGATCCATTCTTAAGACCAGAATTCTCAGAAATTGTAGAAATTTTGCAGCAAATGGCCAAGAGG GTGAGCAAGGACGAGAGTGCACTGGCAGAAGGGGAAATCATCTAG